The genomic interval AAGCGGTAATCACCACTGACAAATTCAGGCAAATTATCCTGGTCTAAATCTTCCAATTTGTAGCTAGGACTGCCCCAAAACTGCTGAATGGGCTGGTAGGTACGTTGGGCGGCGTTGTAGCCATAGATGTAAGAAGACGTGCAGCAGTAAGCCCCACCACTGAACAAATCCAGAATGACCTCCGGTTCCTGATCTCCATCGAGATCTCGTACTTCTAGATTAGAAAAGCGCTGCAATCCTTCCTCCGCAGGTACCGCCGCTGCTAAAACTGCCTGACCCGCACGACTAATCTGAATCCGGAAATTATCAGCCAAACTTTCACGCGGTCGGTAAGTGAGCTGAGCTTGCACATTTCCTGCTTCAGCCGTTTGTGTCTCCGTTGAGAATTGCTGAGTATTAGCAATATATTGCGTTGACACCAATCCGGGCTGAATCGCTTGACATAAAAACGTCGCAATCTCTGCTCGACTCGCCACGCGGGCAGGCTCCAACTGCTGAATTTTAGGATAGTTCACGACCAAACTTTTCTCCGTTGCCGCAGCCACAGCATTGCGCCCATAGTCTGGTATGGCTCCCGCATCTGCATAAGCCCCATTCAAAACCTGTGTGGTTGGCTGGGTCGGGCTGTAGCTCAAACCACTGGCTAGCGCCACCACCGCCTGCACACGAGGAATCGACTGATTTGGCATAAACTTGCGATCGGGATACCCAGAAAGAAATCCCCGACGATAAGCTTCCTGAATGGCCGTTGCCGCCCAATAGTTACTCGGCACATCCGTAAAAGTTGTTGCTTCCCGCACCGGAGCTTGATTAGAAAACGCCTGCCGCAACAGCGCTGCATACTCCGCCCGCGTCACTGGATCAGCTGGACGAAACCGACCATCCGGATACCCCTTGATAATCTGCCGTTGCGCCAGTTCGCCAATGCAAGAGCCAGCCCAATAGTTTTGCGGGACATCACTAAACTGAGGCGTTTGGGCGATCGCAGCAGGCATTCCACCCAACAGCGCGATCGTACCTACCCCCAATCCTACCGATCGCCAACATGCAATATCCACACCCACACCTCTCATAGCATCTACTCGGTATTTTAGAAGTGAAGCGGGAGCAGTGAGGAGGGAGAAGTGAGGAGGGAGAAGTGAGGAGGGATGAGGGATGAGGGATGAGGGATGAGGGAGAAGTGAGGAGGAATGAGGGATGAAGGATGAGGGATGAGGAGACAGACCTTAGGAAACAGGGAGTAGGAGCTAAGACCTAACAGCTCAAAACCAATCGCTAACGCAACCAAGACTCGAAGCACTCACACCTTAACTCGT from Trichocoleus desertorum ATA4-8-CV12 carries:
- a CDS encoding S-layer homology domain-containing protein encodes the protein MRGVGVDIACWRSVGLGVGTIALLGGMPAAIAQTPQFSDVPQNYWAGSCIGELAQRQIIKGYPDGRFRPADPVTRAEYAALLRQAFSNQAPVREATTFTDVPSNYWAATAIQEAYRRGFLSGYPDRKFMPNQSIPRVQAVVALASGLSYSPTQPTTQVLNGAYADAGAIPDYGRNAVAAATEKSLVVNYPKIQQLEPARVASRAEIATFLCQAIQPGLVSTQYIANTQQFSTETQTAEAGNVQAQLTYRPRESLADNFRIQISRAGQAVLAAAVPAEEGLQRFSNLEVRDLDGDQEPEVILDLFSGGAYCCTSSYIYGYNAAQRTYQPIQQFWGSPSYKLEDLDQDNLPEFVSGDYRFDAQFTAHAASGLPIQIWQYRRSQMQNVTRNYPQLIYENAVQQWQNYTYSKDSGASAVRGFLAAYLADKYLIGQGQEGWQLVQQAYQYSDRRQYFIDLNDFLRKTGYITGP